In a genomic window of Flavobacterium sp. KACC 22761:
- a CDS encoding DUF2306 domain-containing protein, with product MKKYLKLSFPFLMTLCFSYFFILMIQITWQYVPFRNDVAFLQIKQTEVSEIPFYLFFFYAHVYSAIFVLLGGFTQFNSNLLQKRSIIHRNIGKLYVFTILFLSAPSGLFIGVFANGGFYSKISFVTLSILWFYFTLKGLLAVKKKNIPLHKAFMYRSFALTFSAVTLRFWKVFLVYLFQPSPMDVYQIIAWIGWIPNLLIVEFYLYNQSKK from the coding sequence TTGAAAAAATACTTAAAGCTTTCGTTCCCATTTTTAATGACATTGTGCTTTAGCTATTTTTTCATATTGATGATTCAAATTACTTGGCAATATGTTCCGTTTAGGAATGATGTCGCTTTTCTTCAAATAAAACAAACTGAGGTTTCAGAAATCCCGTTTTATCTTTTTTTCTTTTATGCTCACGTGTATTCTGCGATTTTTGTTTTGCTTGGCGGATTTACACAATTCAATTCCAATTTATTACAGAAAAGGTCAATTATTCACAGAAACATCGGAAAATTATATGTTTTCACGATTCTTTTTTTAAGCGCTCCGTCAGGATTGTTTATTGGTGTTTTTGCAAACGGTGGTTTTTATTCTAAAATATCTTTTGTGACGTTATCCATTTTATGGTTTTACTTCACTTTGAAAGGTCTTCTGGCTGTAAAAAAGAAAAACATACCGCTTCACAAAGCATTTATGTACCGAAGTTTTGCATTAACATTTTCTGCCGTCACACTCCGCTTTTGGAAGGTTTTTCTTGTATATTTGTTTCAGCCTTCGCCAATGGATGTTTATCAAATAATAGCCTGGATCGGCTGGATTCCGAATTTATTAATTGTTGAATTTTATCTTTATAACCAATCCAAAAAATGA
- a CDS encoding TrmH family RNA methyltransferase: MIDLDYLAFLENILTDNRKERFLEVLGNRTKHFTVAVEDVFQMHNTSAVMRSCEVFGIQELNVIEQRFGKRIDKEIALGAQKWVDINRFDSVSGCLSDLKSKGYQIIATTPHEKDSMLEDFDISKPSALFFGTEKEGLSQEIMDNADGFLKIPMVGFTESLNISVSAAIVIQNLTNRLRRSDVKWQLSEEEILVKRLDWAKNSIRDIKRIEARYYQDNPR, from the coding sequence ATGATTGATTTAGATTACCTCGCATTCCTTGAAAATATATTAACAGACAACCGTAAAGAAAGGTTTTTGGAAGTATTAGGAAACCGTACCAAACATTTTACAGTTGCTGTAGAAGATGTTTTCCAAATGCATAATACAAGCGCGGTAATGCGAAGCTGCGAAGTTTTCGGGATTCAGGAATTAAACGTAATCGAACAGCGTTTCGGAAAAAGAATCGACAAAGAAATTGCGCTTGGTGCACAAAAATGGGTAGATATCAACCGATTTGATTCGGTTTCAGGATGCCTTTCTGATTTAAAAAGCAAAGGATACCAAATCATTGCTACAACACCACATGAAAAAGATTCGATGTTGGAAGATTTCGATATTTCAAAACCAAGCGCTTTATTTTTTGGAACAGAGAAAGAAGGTTTGTCACAAGAAATCATGGACAATGCCGATGGTTTCTTAAAAATACCAATGGTTGGTTTTACGGAAAGTTTAAATATTTCCGTTTCTGCCGCAATTGTTATTCAGAATTTGACCAACAGACTTAGAAGATCTGACGTTAAGTGGCAATTATCAGAAGAAGAAATTTTGGTAAAACGTTTAGATTGGGCTAAAAATTCAATTCGAGACATTAAAAGAATCGAAGCACGTTATTATCAAGATAATCCGAGATAA
- a CDS encoding YARHG domain-containing protein: protein MKNLLYLVAAILLFSCNSKEKKMTQNENINNEGKELYTHLYASWVGIFNIEERDTTKLYIEEPTLINILIKKITESEVTGQRIIAGKSRPLKGSVRRTGNTFYFTLKEPGDDKNDGTYNFEIKNDSILVGTWTANDPKKEVTKRSYTLSKKVFKYDPNVMLPEEIYVDFQNPKEPQTKIAETVKEEKAEKDTLSDNDEDEMENDGKLYRTASDIVYTINSSTTKLKESQLKNLKKIELEILRNTIFARHGFAFKSKTIRQFFDYVDWYIPLFNNVDDKLTETERQNITILKRFEKYAEDNYDTFGR from the coding sequence ATGAAAAACCTTCTTTATTTAGTAGCAGCCATTTTGCTTTTTTCTTGTAATTCAAAAGAGAAAAAAATGACCCAAAACGAAAACATAAATAATGAAGGAAAAGAATTATATACTCATCTATACGCTTCATGGGTAGGAATTTTTAATATTGAAGAACGAGATACCACAAAACTCTATATTGAAGAACCAACTTTAATTAATATTTTAATCAAAAAAATTACAGAATCAGAAGTTACTGGTCAAAGAATTATAGCGGGAAAAAGCAGGCCTTTAAAAGGATCTGTGAGAAGAACTGGAAATACTTTTTACTTTACACTAAAAGAACCAGGAGATGATAAAAATGATGGTACGTATAATTTTGAAATAAAAAATGACTCTATTTTAGTTGGAACTTGGACAGCTAATGATCCTAAAAAAGAAGTTACTAAAAGAAGTTATACTCTTAGTAAAAAAGTGTTCAAATACGACCCAAACGTAATGTTGCCTGAAGAAATCTATGTCGATTTTCAAAATCCAAAAGAACCACAAACAAAAATTGCTGAAACTGTAAAAGAGGAAAAAGCAGAAAAAGACACGCTATCTGATAATGATGAAGACGAAATGGAAAATGATGGAAAATTGTACAGAACTGCCTCAGATATTGTATATACCATAAATTCTTCAACAACAAAACTAAAAGAAAGCCAACTTAAAAATTTAAAGAAAATTGAATTGGAAATTCTACGAAATACCATTTTTGCGAGACACGGATTTGCATTCAAATCGAAAACCATTCGTCAGTTTTTTGATTATGTAGATTGGTACATCCCTCTTTTCAACAATGTTGACGATAAATTAACCGAAACTGAAAGACAAAACATCACAATATTAAAACGTTTTGAAAAATACGCCGAAGATAATTACGATACTTTTGGGAGATAG
- the purB gene encoding adenylosuccinate lyase encodes MTTLNELNAISPIDGRYRNKTQNLAPFFSEEALIKYRVLVEVEYFISLCEIPLPQLKGIDSSLFESLRNIYKNFSTEDALWIKETEKVTNHDVKAVEYFIKDAFEKLGLSQYKEFIHFGLTSQDINNTAIPLSTKEAFEQVYMPSLIALISKLKELSVEWKDIPMLARTHGQPASPTRLGKEILVFVERLEEQMRLLFNVPFAAKFGGATGNFNAHHVAYPQIDWKQFGTKFVETSLGLQHSFPTTQIEHYDHFAAFFDGLKRINNIIIDLDRDIWTYVSMDYFKQKIKAGEIGSSAMPHKVNPIDFENSEGNLGIANAIFEHLAAKLPISRLQRDLTDSTVLRNVGVPVGHTIIAFEATLKGLNKLLLNESKFAEDLEKNWAVVAEAIQTILRREAYPNPYEALKGLTRTNEAIDKNAIHNFIATLEVSDSIRAELLAITPSNYTGI; translated from the coding sequence ATGACTACTCTAAACGAATTGAATGCTATATCACCTATAGATGGGAGATATAGAAATAAAACTCAAAATTTAGCACCTTTTTTCTCTGAAGAAGCTCTAATAAAATACCGTGTTTTGGTTGAAGTGGAATACTTTATTTCTTTATGCGAAATTCCGTTGCCACAACTAAAAGGTATTGATTCAAGTTTATTTGAAAGCTTAAGAAACATCTACAAAAATTTCTCAACTGAAGATGCGCTTTGGATTAAAGAAACTGAAAAAGTAACCAACCACGACGTAAAAGCGGTTGAATATTTTATCAAGGATGCTTTTGAAAAACTAGGTTTGTCTCAATACAAAGAGTTCATTCACTTCGGATTAACTTCTCAAGATATAAACAACACTGCGATTCCGCTTTCTACAAAAGAAGCTTTTGAGCAGGTTTATATGCCTTCATTAATTGCTTTGATTTCTAAATTGAAAGAATTAAGCGTTGAATGGAAAGACATTCCGATGTTGGCACGCACGCACGGACAACCTGCTTCTCCTACTCGTTTAGGAAAAGAGATTTTGGTTTTTGTTGAGCGTTTAGAAGAGCAAATGCGTTTGTTGTTCAATGTTCCTTTTGCTGCTAAATTTGGTGGTGCAACTGGAAATTTCAATGCGCATCATGTGGCATATCCGCAAATTGACTGGAAACAATTCGGGACTAAATTTGTTGAAACTAGTTTAGGATTACAACATTCATTCCCAACAACTCAAATCGAGCATTACGATCATTTTGCAGCATTTTTTGATGGTTTGAAAAGAATCAACAATATCATTATCGATTTAGATCGTGATATCTGGACGTATGTTTCAATGGATTATTTCAAACAAAAAATCAAAGCTGGAGAAATTGGATCTTCTGCGATGCCACATAAAGTAAATCCTATTGATTTTGAAAACTCTGAAGGAAACTTAGGAATTGCAAATGCTATTTTCGAACATTTGGCTGCTAAATTGCCTATTTCAAGATTACAGCGTGATTTGACTGACAGTACCGTTTTAAGAAATGTTGGTGTCCCTGTTGGACACACCATAATTGCTTTTGAAGCTACTTTAAAAGGTCTGAATAAACTACTTTTAAACGAAAGCAAATTTGCTGAAGATTTAGAGAAGAACTGGGCTGTTGTTGCTGAAGCGATTCAGACTATTTTACGTCGTGAGGCATATCCAAATCCTTATGAAGCTTTGAAAGGTTTGACAAGAACCAATGAAGCAATCGACAAAAACGCAATTCATAATTTTATTGCAACTTTAGAAGTTTCTGATAGTATTAGAGCAGAATTATTAGCTATAACTCCTAGCAATTACACAGGAATTTAA
- a CDS encoding BNR repeat-containing protein, producing the protein MKPHFYKILFFLFFTSYNCVAQQNVEIPIGNGWSSNSVNTVKFRKNALTTFKNVQFIAYYDNDGAVILGKRKLNSTHWEIVKTPYTGNVKDAHNTISIAIDGDGYLHISWDHHDTKLRYAKSKLPLSLDLGKEESMTGIAEQKVTYPEFHNLLNGNLVFFYRSGASGRGNMIINLYSVKDKKWSQLQSDLLNGEEQRSAYWQAKVDQKGTIHLSWTWRESWDVSANHDICYARSKDGGLTWEKSNGEKYNLPITVTSAEIAWKIPEKSSLINQTSMTTDENGSPYIANYWSENNIPQFQIVYLENGIWKKSNTAFRKTSFYLGGGGTKKIPISRPDLLIKEEGKKRYLYLLFRDAERENKVSAAYTNLGENNPWKVSDLTSTSIGEWEPNYDISLWEKQKKLHIFLQNVNQVDGEGLAKSEPTMVRVLEVNQLPK; encoded by the coding sequence ATGAAACCGCATTTTTATAAAATCCTTTTTTTTCTTTTTTTCACTTCATATAACTGCGTCGCGCAACAAAACGTAGAAATTCCAATAGGAAACGGTTGGAGCAGCAATTCTGTAAATACCGTAAAATTTAGAAAAAATGCCTTGACGACTTTTAAAAACGTTCAATTTATAGCTTATTACGATAATGATGGCGCAGTGATTTTAGGCAAAAGAAAACTGAATTCAACTCATTGGGAAATTGTAAAAACACCTTATACCGGAAATGTAAAAGATGCACACAATACAATCAGTATTGCGATTGACGGTGACGGATATTTGCACATCAGCTGGGATCATCATGACACCAAACTTCGATATGCAAAAAGCAAATTGCCTTTAAGTTTAGATTTAGGCAAAGAAGAATCAATGACCGGAATTGCAGAACAAAAAGTAACTTATCCCGAATTTCACAATCTGCTAAACGGAAATTTAGTATTCTTTTATCGCTCTGGCGCTTCAGGACGAGGGAATATGATCATCAATTTATATTCGGTAAAAGACAAAAAATGGTCGCAACTGCAAAGCGATTTATTAAACGGCGAAGAGCAAAGAAGCGCTTATTGGCAGGCCAAAGTGGATCAAAAAGGAACGATTCATCTTTCATGGACTTGGAGAGAAAGTTGGGATGTTTCAGCCAACCACGATATTTGTTATGCGCGTTCAAAAGACGGCGGTTTGACTTGGGAAAAATCAAACGGAGAAAAATACAATTTGCCTATAACAGTTACATCGGCAGAAATTGCTTGGAAAATCCCTGAAAAATCAAGCTTGATCAACCAAACCTCAATGACTACAGATGAAAACGGAAGTCCATATATCGCCAATTATTGGAGTGAAAATAATATTCCGCAATTTCAAATTGTGTATTTGGAAAACGGAATTTGGAAAAAATCAAATACGGCTTTTAGAAAAACTTCTTTTTATTTAGGCGGTGGCGGAACGAAAAAAATCCCAATTTCCAGACCTGATTTATTGATCAAAGAAGAAGGGAAAAAACGCTATTTGTATCTTCTATTCAGAGATGCTGAAAGAGAAAACAAAGTTTCAGCGGCTTACACCAATTTAGGCGAAAACAATCCTTGGAAAGTAAGCGACTTAACCTCAACATCTATTGGTGAATGGGAACCCAATTATGATATTTCGCTTTGGGAAAAACAAAAAAAACTTCATATCTTTCTTCAAAATGTAAATCAAGTTGATGGTGAAGGTTTAGCCAAATCAGAACCAACAATGGTCAGAGTTTTGGAAGTGAACCAACTGCCTAAATAA
- a CDS encoding PepSY-associated TM helix domain-containing protein, translating into MSKETNNKSSKKKDSKFIKKVKQNMYKWHRVIGLITIIPVIFWTFSGLMHPFMAHFFKPEIAHDKIEQQIIDKSQLHYSIQEVLLKNEISQFKNFRIVTFNNATYYQVKTIFGELWYYDASTAKKLENGDQKYAEWLSRYFLDDQKSPLKNSEVVTEFTSQYKYVNRYLPVYKLSFDRPDTMQVYVETSSSKLATYNPISRQAFIWFFDTFHNWSFIDAISNNSVRIITMIFLLSIIGFSALSGILIYGLLWKQFKKTDSLAPKKGLRKYHRQIGIWISLFTLTFTFSGAYHATIKWAPYTLSQMVYEPTFVTKEIPGANNNLNLDWNRFQNISLITLNDTTYYRCQLLEKDTKKFKMPKSDSKWNKKDESKSEVIYINATTNKIAPNLDLEYAQFLAYYFTDGAPKASCCEMIDTSEDDSQPSFENIKLLESKVLTDFDSREYGFVNKRLPVVKLAYDTPQKTTYFIETSTSRLAGVVTNSDRVEGYSFAILHKFLFMDWAGKNIRDLATILATLSILIVSILGFILFLKK; encoded by the coding sequence ATGAGTAAAGAAACAAACAATAAATCTTCTAAAAAGAAAGATTCAAAATTCATCAAAAAAGTCAAACAAAACATGTACAAATGGCATCGTGTTATTGGGTTGATTACAATTATCCCGGTAATTTTCTGGACATTTTCTGGTTTAATGCATCCCTTTATGGCGCATTTTTTCAAACCCGAAATTGCTCACGATAAAATCGAACAGCAAATTATTGACAAAAGCCAATTGCATTATTCTATTCAGGAAGTTTTGCTGAAAAATGAAATATCGCAATTCAAAAATTTCAGAATCGTTACTTTTAATAATGCAACTTATTATCAGGTAAAAACCATTTTTGGCGAGCTTTGGTATTACGATGCTTCCACAGCCAAAAAACTAGAAAATGGAGATCAAAAATATGCCGAATGGCTTTCGCGTTATTTCTTAGACGATCAAAAAAGTCCTTTAAAAAACAGCGAAGTTGTAACCGAATTTACGTCGCAATACAAATATGTGAATCGGTATTTACCGGTTTACAAATTAAGTTTCGACCGTCCAGATACCATGCAAGTTTATGTCGAAACTTCATCGAGCAAATTGGCAACTTACAATCCAATTTCTCGACAAGCTTTCATCTGGTTTTTCGACACTTTCCACAATTGGTCTTTTATCGATGCCATAAGTAACAATAGTGTCCGAATTATTACGATGATTTTCTTACTGTCAATTATTGGATTTTCTGCTTTGAGCGGTATTTTAATTTATGGATTGCTTTGGAAACAATTCAAAAAAACGGATAGTTTAGCGCCAAAAAAAGGTTTGAGAAAATACCATCGCCAAATTGGAATTTGGATTTCACTTTTCACTTTGACTTTCACCTTCAGCGGTGCATACCATGCAACAATAAAATGGGCGCCTTATACTTTGTCGCAAATGGTTTATGAACCAACTTTTGTGACCAAAGAAATCCCTGGCGCAAATAACAATCTAAATTTAGATTGGAATCGTTTTCAAAACATCAGTTTAATTACGCTAAATGACACTACATATTACAGATGTCAATTGCTTGAAAAAGACACTAAAAAATTTAAAATGCCAAAATCAGATTCGAAATGGAATAAAAAAGACGAATCAAAATCTGAGGTGATTTACATAAATGCCACAACAAATAAAATAGCACCAAATCTAGATTTGGAATATGCTCAATTTTTAGCATATTATTTTACAGATGGAGCGCCAAAAGCTTCATGTTGCGAAATGATCGATACATCAGAAGATGATTCTCAACCCTCATTCGAAAATATAAAATTGCTTGAATCAAAAGTTTTAACCGATTTTGATAGTAGAGAATACGGCTTTGTAAACAAAAGACTTCCGGTTGTAAAATTGGCTTATGACACACCTCAAAAAACGACTTATTTTATTGAAACCTCAACCTCAAGATTAGCCGGAGTCGTTACTAATTCAGATCGAGTTGAGGGTTATTCATTTGCCATTTTGCATAAATTTTTGTTTATGGATTGGGCTGGAAAAAACATTCGCGATTTAGCAACAATTTTGGCAACGCTTTCAATTTTAATTGTCAGCATTTTAGGCTTTATTCTTTTCTTGAAAAAATAG
- a CDS encoding NAD-dependent deacylase — translation MKKKLVVLTGAGISAESGIKTFRDSDGLWEGHDVMEVATPEGWHKNQELVLDFYNKRRQQLKEVKPNLGHIILAELEKDFDVHVITQNVDDLHERAGSTKVLHLHGELLKVRSVQNKNLILDWTEDLHTGDLDKNGHQLRPHIVWFGEEVPALEEAIDITETADYFAVIGTSLQVYPAAGLISYTPSTTPVFYIDPKPIAIPNLRNKVETIAKFASEGVADLREKLKSI, via the coding sequence ATGAAAAAGAAACTTGTAGTCTTGACTGGAGCCGGAATTAGTGCTGAAAGTGGTATCAAAACGTTTCGCGACAGCGATGGTTTATGGGAAGGTCATGACGTTATGGAAGTTGCAACTCCCGAAGGCTGGCATAAAAATCAGGAATTGGTTTTGGATTTTTACAACAAAAGACGCCAGCAATTAAAAGAGGTAAAACCAAATTTAGGTCACATCATTTTAGCCGAATTAGAAAAAGATTTCGACGTTCATGTTATTACTCAAAATGTTGACGACTTGCACGAACGTGCTGGAAGTACAAAGGTTTTGCACTTGCACGGCGAATTATTAAAAGTTCGAAGTGTTCAAAACAAAAACCTAATTTTAGATTGGACCGAAGATTTGCATACAGGTGATCTTGATAAAAACGGACATCAATTAAGACCCCATATTGTTTGGTTTGGTGAAGAAGTTCCAGCTCTTGAAGAAGCAATTGATATAACTGAAACAGCAGATTATTTTGCGGTAATTGGAACTTCGTTGCAAGTTTATCCTGCGGCGGGTTTAATTTCTTATACACCAAGTACAACTCCTGTTTTTTATATTGATCCAAAACCAATTGCGATTCCGAATCTCAGAAACAAAGTGGAAACGATTGCCAAATTTGCTTCAGAAGGAGTTGCCGATTTGCGAGAAAAATTAAAATCGATTTAA